The nucleotide sequence caaaataaaaaaaatgttttattaaagaaaaaaaaaaaaagacatgttttatgtatttacaaaaaaatatatttatttattacagcttcaaaaaataaaaaaataaaaataataaaaaaagtaagtaaaataattaaaaaataaaaaataaaataaaataaaatcgaaaTGTCAACAAAAGACCCAAATGCCTGGCCTATCCCTTTGCCAAAAtgtctgcttcttcttcttccaagcCCAGGCCTCCCTCCATTTCACAGGCCCAGATACCAAGAGCCCAACTCTCGTGGCCCGCCCGAGCAGCAGCTAAAAGAGCTCCAACCGACAATGGCATCGCACGCCGTCCTCTACAACCCCTCCGACATTGCCACCTGGGTTGACCTCCTCCTCTCCGGTTTGAACCACACTGATTGAGACAGCCATGGTGAACAAGAAGTCGGTGATGGAAGTAATCAGAGCCAGAGCCGCGAGGCCGAACTTCTGCAACAACGACGACAAAGTCGTTTTCGCCGTTCACGGGCCTCCCTCCAGCTCGACAGCCGCTCATCCTCTGTGCAAACCTGTGTCTCCAAACTTACGACCATCAGAGTTTTCGAGTATATCAGCTCACCTGCACTTCTTCCAGGCCCAGGCCTCCCTCCATGTCACAGATCTCCACAGAAAACCTAAAGCTGAACCAACTCACTCTCTCTAGAAATTCGGTTCTCCTGCTCCATAGCTCTCTGCAAGTGCAATGCAAAACCAATTCAAGCTTAAGctctcaaatattttttttgatcCGCATCCGGCTCCTGCAAGACTCGAAACTTATCAGACGAGATCGAGAAAGCCGCTCCGGAGATTCATCAGGTCAAGAGTACTCTGGTTCGAAGAATTGCAGAGCAGATCCAATTGAGGGAAGAAACTGTGGAGGAGTTCGCAGATACTGGTATTGATACGAACAGTCGGGTCTCTGCCGGACCCTCAAACCCGATTCCCTATCCATCCTCTCATCATCAAAATCCTCATCGTCTTTGTCAATCTCTTTCTCTGCCGGATCCGAACCCGAGCCCGTTTGGCATAATCGTCTACAGCTCCACGCCCGACTCGAACACCAATTCGGACCCgtcattttcttcctctctgtcTTCGAATCTCGCGACCAGGCTGCCAAACCGGACTCGATTGCAGCCCAATTCCCCAAATTGCCCCTGTTGCTGCGGCCACCCCCAAAGCTGTTGCACAGAAGGTGTTTGATAAAGAGGTAGTCCTCTCCACTCCCTGCGATTTCACCGCCCAGCCGTTGACGAAGGAAGATGAGGAGGTGGTCAAGTCCGTGGGGGCGGGAACCATCCCTTCCTACTCTCTGGAGTCAAAGCTTGGAGATGGCAGGAGGGCGGCGGCTATCAGGCGCAAGGCACTTCAGAGGATCACAGGAAAGTCTCTGGGTGGTCTGCCATTGGAGGGGTTTGATTACGAGTCAATTTTGGGTCAGTGCTGCGAGATGCCAGTTAGGTATATTCAGATTCCAGTTGGGATTGCTGGGCCTCTTATGCTCGATGGCAGAGAGTTTTCCGTACCAATGGCCACCACCGAAGGTTGCTTGGTTGCCAGCACCAACCGTGGCTTCAAAGCTACCAACTTGTCCGGGGGAGCCACCAGTGTGTTGCTGAGAGACGGGATGACCAGAGCACCTTGTGTGAGGTTCAACTCTGCTAAGAGAGCTGCCGAGTTGAAGTTCTACTTGGAAGAACCCAACGATTATGACACCTTGTCCACGGTTTTCAACAGGTCAAGCAGATTCGGTAGGCTTCAGACAATTAAGTGTGCCATTGTTGGGAAGAACTTGTGCATGAGATTCACCTGCAGCACCGGTGATGCTATGGGGATGAACATGGTCTCCAAAGGTGTGCAAAACGTCTTGGATTTCCTCCAGAACGACTTCCCTGACATGGATGTGATTGGAATTTCCGGCAACTACTGCTCTGACAAGAAGCCCGCTACGGTGAACTGGATTGAAGGCCGCGGAAAATCGGTGGTCTGTGAGGCTGTGATCAAGGGTGATGTGGTGCAAAAGGTGTTGAAAACCAAATTGGATGGGCAGAGAGGAGCCTGGTGGATGCGCAGCTGCTGTGGTGCCTCCCTCGAACTCATCATCACTATGACCTCCAAGATAGCAAAGAACTTCAacgaccgccgtcaaacgactagccggtcgtgAAGCTCGAAGCACCATCTTCTCCGTCCTCCTTGCTCCGCTGCCTGCAAATTTCTCTACCCATCATCAACATTTATACAAAAaagatatattaaaaaaatatgatggTGGAGCAAAGCAaagtggtgcatctggcaccacaCGTGAAAAAAGAGGAATGGTGGATCAAAGATGGGGTACAGCCCCATGGCAGATCAAAAGTTTCTGGTGGTGCATGGGCACCAtgtgcgaaaaaaaaaaattgtaaaaaaaaataataaataaataaataaatgatggaacttggtgcatccagcaccaaaagaaaaagaaaaaaacaaaaacaaataaaaaaacaaatgcatagagagaaatagaaggtccattttatttatttttctggaaattttacataaatttgctattatacataaattaaaaaaaaaaaaaaaaaaaaaaaaacacatcaaatcaaatttacaagaggggatattcaaggacgatcaggtggcgcctcacaaCTCGGTAGAGCTCCAGGAAGAGAAGGCGTCGGAGGTTGGCTGTttgaagcctcagcagtcggtacagccccagaagacgaaggtaaatgctgctggaacaaacccacaaacctccgatgatcaagtaaaatttgaccatcagattcctgcatctggtcaattttcctcttcatgtttgtggcatagttgtgtgcaagcttgtgcaactgtttattctcatgcttgagccctttgatctcctgtttgagactcatcacttcagccgccaacgattcaacttgacgggttcgagcaaataggcgttgggccatgttggacacagaacccgcacactgcacactaagagccagggactccttaacagccaactcatcagaccgcctggaaagtagtctgttatctttgggagtgacaaggttccgggccaccaccgcagcggtcatgtcattcttcatcaccgaatccccaacagtaagaggaccagtaggggatatgaaggatgggcgccatatgttatctggagaagacgggactacctcttcaccaaggttcaaatcaaaacgacggtcggagggtccagacattttcaaagtgttgaaggaagaagagatcggacaaatcaagatcttagaagtacaagaggggagttttcacaagcgaaaattcaagtgtgctttgaaacgaactgcatgcctctataaaaatcatcactcgacgggatttcagagatcgaagaggcgagctcagaattcgaagaggccattcaaaaatcgaagaggcaagctcagaaatcggagaagcatcttgcttttccagacgtgtcggcacccgtcacacgcaaactcagctttgcggaaatcacgggtaatttgtcgaagcgccaatcccagatatcgaagaggcgctagtctttttcagccacgtcatcacctgtcatatgcacactcaactttgcgcaaatcatgggcaatttgtcgaagattttcggtgaaggagaaagcacgttaagtttactgttcaatcacgcgttagttgccgacacgagtgaaagaatagtacctctacaggtattaagggacctcctataactgtccaccttcaccttccatagcaaggcagacacacagagtttttcttcatctccaaagatgttttcccaacgaagcctctcgagtcattcagtgttccttattccttggggtacctctgcaagccaatgacttcaaagcaaaagtatctcatatcaccagggtagaaagcaagagtatctcatatcatgtgttctccctgtccttccctttgtccttgttcttacctacaaagacaaggataaagaaaacaatatgccagaacctccactcaaactcgggtaaggaaccgactgcttggagcccttccctgattgcctacctagcactgctatcgagtactcgtctcccactgctgctgtacttccaaagaagctgccacatctgcccgAGGAATAGATAAaggataccttgaagcatgtggagacaagttcAACcaagcacgtgctgattcatccgctacttcttcaaaagcaagggtatctcatatcatcaaagttgcaatcactctgaCGGTGaattcgttttgaccctcaaattcttgggtcggcttactaggcgttgtgggctgcacgtgctgattcaccacccttgaatcgaatccttaaagatcaagtcaccaactggaagaagagttcatcaatcttgaagatcataccgttgaccaaaccgctcaggtgtgaattagaaagattgaacaaagaaacaggttgtcacctttacctcgtgcctgcttgtcatgtgttcgagtcaaccttcaaaaatcaagcctcaacggcccttgaagtaGCTTTCAGCCAAATTcgaaatcaagcctcgacggccctggaagaaatcacaagtctgattcaagatcaagtgtctaccacccttgaatcaaaacctagttcaagatcaaagctgtggaaagtcaacaagcgcaacaaaatacgtgccgattcacccactaccaaagccaaagatcatctaccacatgaagctccttgtggtccaatttcaaccttcaagatcaagcctcgacggcccttgaagaaatttcaaacgaaagttcaagaacaagcctcaacggcccttgaagaaatctcaagcccaattcaagatcaagcctcaacggcccttgagaaatctccagcccaattcaagatcaagcatcgacggcccttggatcgacatctacagtaagggacttcaaaacgcatctcatacacgcgacaagcacatgtaCACGACGcgacttgaagtgggggcatttgtagacatcgaaatttcggtaaataaatgttgaccgataaatcaaagtttcaacgctcatgtattacataaattttacacgtagcgtgtgactcaacgaaaattgaaatgagttggaaaagtcatcaaataggacacgtgtcaacacctggcagaaacaacttatttcatctg is from Malus sylvestris chromosome 5, drMalSylv7.2, whole genome shotgun sequence and encodes:
- the LOC126621687 gene encoding 3-hydroxy-3-methylglutaryl-coenzyme A reductase 2-like, giving the protein MVNKKSVMEVIRARAARPNFCNNDDKVVFAVHGPPSSSTAAHPLCKPVSPNLRPSEFSSISAHLHFFQAQASLHTRNLSDEIEKAAPEIHQVKSTLVRRIAEQIQLREETVEEFADTGIDTNSRSSTAPRPTRTPIRTRHFLPLCLRISRPGCQTGLDCSPIPQIAPVAAATPKAVAQKVFDKEVVLSTPCDFTAQPLTKEDEEVVKSVGAGTIPSYSLESKLGDGRRAAAIRRKALQRITGKSLGGLPLEGFDYESILGQCCEMPVRYIQIPVGIAGPLMLDGREFSVPMATTEGCLVASTNRGFKATNLSGGATSVLLRDGMTRAPCVRFNSAKRAAELKFYLEEPNDYDTLSTVFNRSSRFGRLQTIKCAIVGKNLCMRFTCSTGDAMGMNMVSKGVQNVLDFLQNDFPDMDVIGISGNYCSDKKPATVNWIEGRGKSVVCEAVIKGDVVQKVLKTKLDGQRGAWWMRSCCGASLELIITMTSKIAKNFNDRRQTTSRS